From a single Chitinophaga sp. Cy-1792 genomic region:
- a CDS encoding two-component regulator propeller domain-containing protein, whose amino-acid sequence MPFIRYIPFWMLAFFCVSTAASSQGLMIRNYNVKDGLANATVYAAVQDKDGFIWFATPTGVSKFDGKRFRNYAKKDGLTDNDVVRLAADSKGRVWFFTLNGKPSFYANSVIHNEDNDTSLTFNPRSHYIQYAFEGTKAGYMWFLNTNNRILLYNGKQIIYDKLGATQSDIYFMLRNDSIFKPLQTAFNLESIRDPNTNTDQRILPAPTVPLDDTAFRSLLRNHPLVIVKNTIYSFTTKEAVCFFNGAEWGIREDISNICLDGNNLWVGTQKALYLLKNFFKGEKKVTSLLQNHYITSLLKDRDGNIWITTFGDGVYYIPYKNFYFSYLDNTNGLYSHSIFSIYKDKKNDLLLIGQNAGILNTMNEQGSIRQFTLDTTTGRNSLLAILPYRDNEVLIGTDNGLFKFNTLTQKPALLKQVKMLKEVDVSPKGKIRIAAKNQVICLDNYSINDLDMLVTSIACIDDSTYFVGTNNGLYYCDDNNRQLVRPGNNTHLKQSIKDLKWIDGYLWIGTSDQGIYVMHHDSVVKHLSTANDLASDICQQLYYDGRGSLYVATNKGVSVIDVKTQHIVRNITSNDGLSSDDIRGVYSDDGMLYIATSNGLCYFQGDHLPIDSVPPVIYLSNIRYGDSTFLPGRDFVHLYQRKASFEAEFGTIVFDLPDLVEYQYNFTTDSSSGWVTTMSNIIPFPDLQPGTYKLMVRARKYKSDWSQPLTINVNILPRWYQQWWARGILLLLGLLVILIILRYIVRRIKQAEKRKTEYNRRIAELEAKALTNQMNPHFIFNSLNSVQHLILEKEEKQALNFLADFATLMRQMLNNSRKSYISLEEEIAFLTRYLELEKIRFAHSFSYRFIMEDKLKDYTIYIPPMIIQPIVENAIKHGLAPKNSSGCLEIRLEMVQDLLYCSVDDDGIGWDKSNTLKSSRLVKHESTALSVIRERLQIIKSFNGNNGKLEIIDKLKSGFGNKEGTLVEILIPIVKML is encoded by the coding sequence GTACTGCCGCCAGCTCCCAGGGGCTGATGATCAGAAACTATAACGTTAAGGACGGACTGGCCAATGCCACTGTTTATGCGGCTGTTCAGGATAAAGACGGATTTATCTGGTTCGCCACACCCACCGGCGTCAGCAAGTTTGACGGAAAAAGATTCCGCAACTACGCCAAAAAAGACGGACTCACCGATAATGATGTAGTCCGGCTGGCAGCCGACTCGAAAGGAAGAGTCTGGTTTTTTACCCTCAACGGCAAACCTTCCTTCTACGCCAATTCCGTCATCCACAACGAAGACAACGACACCTCCCTGACCTTCAATCCCAGAAGTCATTATATTCAATACGCCTTCGAAGGAACCAAAGCAGGGTATATGTGGTTCCTCAATACCAACAACCGCATCTTATTATATAACGGCAAACAAATCATCTACGATAAGCTCGGGGCTACACAAAGTGATATCTACTTCATGCTGCGCAATGATTCGATATTCAAACCCCTGCAGACGGCTTTTAACCTGGAATCCATCAGGGACCCCAATACCAATACAGACCAGCGAATTTTACCTGCTCCGACTGTACCACTGGATGATACCGCCTTCAGGTCACTCCTCAGAAACCATCCACTGGTAATCGTAAAAAATACGATCTATTCTTTCACTACCAAAGAAGCCGTATGCTTTTTCAACGGTGCCGAATGGGGTATCAGGGAAGATATTTCCAACATCTGCCTGGATGGTAATAACCTCTGGGTAGGTACACAAAAGGCTTTATATCTCCTTAAAAATTTCTTCAAGGGAGAGAAAAAAGTAACCAGCCTGCTGCAAAACCACTATATCACCTCGCTGTTGAAAGACAGGGATGGGAATATATGGATCACCACCTTCGGAGACGGCGTATACTATATCCCGTATAAAAATTTCTACTTCTCTTACCTGGATAATACCAACGGACTCTATTCCCACTCGATTTTCAGCATCTACAAAGACAAAAAAAATGATCTCCTGCTGATCGGGCAGAATGCGGGTATTCTCAATACCATGAACGAACAGGGGAGTATCCGTCAGTTCACGCTGGATACCACCACCGGGCGAAATAGTCTGCTGGCCATTCTCCCTTACAGGGATAATGAAGTGCTGATTGGTACAGACAATGGCCTGTTCAAGTTTAATACGCTCACCCAGAAGCCCGCTTTGCTGAAACAGGTGAAGATGCTGAAAGAAGTGGACGTATCGCCGAAAGGGAAAATTCGTATAGCCGCCAAAAACCAGGTGATTTGTCTGGATAACTACAGCATCAACGACCTCGATATGCTGGTTACCTCTATCGCCTGTATCGATGATTCTACCTATTTTGTAGGTACCAACAACGGCTTATACTATTGCGACGATAACAACCGCCAGCTCGTAAGGCCCGGTAATAATACCCACCTGAAGCAAAGCATTAAAGACCTGAAATGGATTGATGGTTACCTCTGGATAGGTACCAGTGATCAGGGCATTTATGTAATGCACCACGATTCGGTGGTGAAGCACCTGTCTACCGCCAATGATCTGGCCAGTGATATCTGCCAGCAGCTTTACTACGACGGGAGAGGCAGCCTCTATGTGGCTACCAATAAGGGTGTTTCTGTTATAGACGTCAAAACACAGCATATTGTCAGGAATATCACTTCCAACGATGGGCTCAGTTCTGATGATATCAGGGGCGTCTATTCCGATGATGGTATGCTGTATATAGCTACCAGTAACGGTTTATGCTATTTCCAGGGCGATCATCTGCCGATAGATTCCGTTCCGCCGGTCATCTATCTCAGTAATATCAGGTATGGCGACAGTACTTTCCTGCCAGGGAGGGATTTCGTGCACCTTTACCAGCGCAAGGCCTCCTTTGAAGCCGAGTTCGGGACCATTGTATTCGATTTGCCGGACCTGGTGGAATATCAGTACAATTTTACCACCGATAGCAGCAGTGGCTGGGTGACCACCATGTCTAATATTATACCTTTCCCTGATTTGCAGCCAGGTACGTATAAGCTGATGGTAAGGGCCAGAAAATATAAGAGCGACTGGTCGCAGCCACTGACCATCAACGTGAATATTCTGCCGCGCTGGTACCAGCAGTGGTGGGCACGCGGAATACTTTTATTATTAGGATTGCTGGTAATACTGATAATTTTGCGCTATATTGTACGGCGGATTAAGCAGGCAGAGAAACGTAAAACGGAATACAACAGAAGAATTGCCGAACTGGAAGCCAAGGCGCTCACCAACCAGATGAATCCGCATTTCATATTTAATTCGCTGAATTCTGTACAGCACCTGATCCTTGAAAAAGAAGAAAAACAGGCACTTAATTTTCTGGCGGATTTTGCCACGCTGATGCGTCAGATGTTGAATAATTCAAGAAAGTCCTATATCTCACTGGAAGAAGAAATCGCTTTTCTGACCCGATACCTTGAACTGGAAAAAATCAGATTCGCACACTCTTTCAGCTATCGGTTTATCATGGAGGATAAACTGAAAGACTATACGATTTATATTCCGCCGATGATCATTCAACCCATCGTGGAAAATGCTATCAAACACGGGCTGGCACCAAAAAACAGCAGCGGATGCCTGGAAATAAGACTTGAAATGGTGCAGGATTTATTATACTGCTCCGTAGACGATGATGGAATAGGCTGGGATAAGTCCAATACATTAAAGAGTTCAAGACTTGTAAAACATGAATCAACCGCGCTCAGCGTAATCAGAGAGCGTTTGCAGATTATTAAGTCCTTTAATGGAAATAATGGTAAATTAGAAATTATTGA